The proteins below come from a single Larimichthys crocea isolate SSNF chromosome XIV, L_crocea_2.0, whole genome shotgun sequence genomic window:
- the si:dkey-219e21.4 gene encoding nuclear factor 7, ovary, giving the protein MGTRPLHILYRNKRQRRSAKRLQSSEMAEKEALSVGNGRSAETLSAQNGPVLPSAGSDSILQDRLSFMPLESSTDKPIQPFPRSPKLQRKIADAGQPSQEQLTRCVEELQAERSRTEAHIQSLKKRKADLSRSTEVMKQQVRERFESMRHVLNQDEQAVLDSLELDLRKTRTRLDQVLKKWTQHQEQLTKNISSTQRALSKTAAAEEDGKGQSKNVSPKKPDASEKEIRLNEERFQRLLKTLASISKQLRAQLQRKTLLLDSSPMVIDKQTCHSQIAVTSEGRGMSFSGTASSAPEHPLQFDKVCCALCCSPVAAAQSYWEVDVRCSSAWAVGVAYASLERKGKDKGAKLGRNRNSWCVELRNGRLSAWHNDRNVECQGVGQTAPRKIGVWVNYDKGQLMFYDADTMVVLQKFSAAMTPVFDRAHHQFTESLYPAMRFLKPLKNQMWPNHVELCYLNTP; this is encoded by the exons ATGGGGACACGCCCTCTGCACATTCTTTACAGAAACAAGCGGCAGAGACGCAGTGCAAAGAGACTGCAG TCGTCAGAAATGGCTGAAAAAGAGGCTTTGTCTGTTGGGAATGGACGTTCAGCTGAGACTCTGTCAGCACAGAATGGTCCCGTGCTGCCCTCTGCAGGCTCAGACAGCATACTGCAGGACAGGCTGAGCTTCATGCCGCTGGAATCCAGCACTGACAAGCCTATCCAACCTTTCCCACGTTCTCCGAAACTACAGAGGAAGATCGCAGACGCTGGACAGCCCTCGCAG GAGCAGCTAACCAGATgtgtggaggagctgcaggcgGAGAGATCCAGGACTGAGGCTCACATCCAGTCACTGAAGAAACGCAAGGCAGACCTCTCT AGGAGCACGGAGGTGATGAAGCAGCAGGTTCGGGAGCGCTTTGAGAGCATGCGGCATGTCCTGAACCAGGACGAGCAGGCCGTCCTGGACTCTCTGGAGCTGGACCTGAGaaagaccaggaccagactgGACCAGGTTCTGAAGAAGTGGACTCAACACCAGGAGCAGCTCACTAAGAACATCAGCAGCACCCAGAGAGCGCTGAGCAAGACcgctgcagcagaggaagacGGGAAG GGCCAGTCTAAGAACGTGAG TCCTAAGAAGCCAGACGCCTCTGAGAAGGAGATCCGACTGAATGAAGAGAGATTCCAAAGGCTCCTGAAAACTTTAGCCTCCATTTCCAAGCAGCTGAGGGctcagctgcagaggaagacTCTGCTGTTAG ATTCGTCCCCCATGGTCATTGACAAGCAGACCTGCCATAGCCAGATCGCAGTGACCTCAGAGGGGCGGGGCATGTCCTTCTCTGGCACTGCCTCTTCGGCTCCGGAGCATCCTCTCCAGTTCGACAAGGTGTGCTGCGCTTTGTGCTGCTCTCCTGTCGCGGCAGCTCAGAGTTACTGGGAAGTGGACGTACGCTGCAGCTCAGCATGGGCCGTGGGCGTGGCGTACGCCAGCCTGGAGAGGAAAGGCAAGGACAAGGGTGCCAAACTGGGCCGAAACAGGAACTCGTGGTGCGTGGAGCTCCGCAACGGCCGACTTTCCGCTTGGCACAACGACCGGAACGTAGAGTGCCAGGGCGTCGGGCAAACGGCACCGAGGAAGATCGGAGTGTGGGTGAACTATGACAAGGGCCAGCTGATGTTTTACGATGCGGACACCATGGTCGTCCTGCAGAAGTTCTCTGCTGCCATGACACCGGTGTTCGACAGGGCTCATCACCAGTTCACTGAGTCGCTGTACCCCGCCATGCGCTTCCTGAAACCGCTGAAGAACCAGATGTGGCCAAACCACGTGGAGCTCTGTTATCTCAACACTCCGTGA
- the zcchc4 gene encoding rRNA N(6)-adenosine-methyltransferase ZCCHC4 — MDTSEANDDTLGIEVILPDGGKPAPCCPHGPTLLFEKVGKGGEKGRRFYACSACRDRKDCKFFQWEDEKVSEARVLAREAENQSKRPPFTQQEYCKRFRKFASLPLDEKKFCQDCQILLLPAEREAHSSHRSTAVTAAQLRRPSAMLRPLDNKKSNAQYLFTDRSSHFLLDTLAALGYKRVLCVGTPRLQELIKLRNLEQSHEPMKSLLLDIDFRYAQFYSRDEFCHYNMFNHHFFDGEASSAILQAFLTEADGEKVVMVADPPFGGLVKPLANSFSLISQTWGKLQSSDNSNSDMPMMWIFPYFFEPRILECFPSFTMLDYQVDYDNHPLYKHGKTGRKQSPVRLFTNISPRDVVLPKEEGYRFCSVCQRFVWSLNRHCTKCNVCPSKDGREWKHCSVCEKCVKPSWRHCQSCSRCALPDHLCGLTEGKEGCFNCGSLKHKRKACPVKDTHRVSRHRPGAKSGAKNVSHRHVFKAKGKRKSGAARRAKKMAALSV; from the exons ATGGACACGAGCGAGGCGAACGACGACACTTTGGGAATAGAGGTCATTCTTCCAGACGGCGGCAAACCGGCGCCATGTTGTCCGCACG GTCCAACCTTGCTGTTCGAGAAAGTTggcaaaggaggagagaaaggccGGAGGTTCTACGCCTGCTCCGCCTGCAGGGACAGAAAAGACTGCAAGTTTTTCCAGTGGGAGGATGAGAAG GTGTCGGAGGCCAGAGTTTTGGCCAGAGAGGCAGAGAACCAGTCAAAGAGACCTCCGTTCACACAGCAGGAGTACTGTAAGAG GTTCCGAAAGttcgcctccctccctctggaTGAGAAGAAGTTCTGTCAGGATTGTCAGATTCTGCTCCTTCCGGCGGAGCGCGAGGCTCACTCCTCTCACAGATCCACGGCTGTCACCGCAGCTCAGCTGAGGAGGCCCAGCGCAATGCTCCGTCCTCTGGACAACAAGAAGAGCAACGCCCAGTACCTGTTCACCGACCGCAGCTCCCACTTCCTGCTGGACACCCTGGCCGCTCTGGGATACAAGAGGGTGCTGTGTGTGGGCACGCCCAG ACTGCAGGAGCTGATCAAGCTGCGGAACCTGGAGCAAAGCCATGAGCCGATGAAGAGTCTCCTGCTGGACATCGACTTCAG ATACGCTCAGTTCTACAGCCGGGATGAATTCTGTCACTACAACATGTTTAACCATCACTTCTTTGATGGGGAG GCTTCCAGCGCCATCCTGCAGGCCTTCCTCACAGAGGCCGATGGAGAGAAGGTGGTGATGGTGGCTGACCCTCCATTCGGCGGTCTGGTGAAGCCTCTGGCCAATAGTTTCTCGTTGATCTCACAGACATGGGGGAAGCTGCAGAGTTCTG acAACAGTAACTCGGACATGCCCATGATGTGGATCTTCCCATATTTCTTTGAGCCTCGCATCTTAGAATGTTTCCCATCATTCACCATGCTGGACTACCAG GTGGACTATGACAACCATCCTCTGTACAAACACGGGAAGACAGGCAGGAAGCAGTCTCCAGTCAGACTCTTCACTAATATCTCACCCCGAGACGTCGTTCTGCCCAAAGAGGAGGGCTACAG GTTTTGCTCTGTATGTCAGAGATTCGTCTGGTCCCTCAACAGGCACTGTACTAAATGCAACGTCTGCCCATCCAAG GATGGCCGAGAATGGAAACACTGCTcagtgtgtgagaaatgtgtcAAACCAT CGTGGAGACACTGCCAGTCCTGCAGCCGCTGTGCCCTCCCAGACCACCTGTGTGGGCTGACTGAAGGAAAGGAGGGCTGCTTCAACTGTGGCAGCCTGAAGCACAAACGCAAAGCCTGCCCcgtcaaagacacacacagggtcagCAG